CCCCAGCATCTGATCCAGGGCCAGCAGGGCCAGAGCCAAGGCGGGCAAGCCGATCATCACCGATACGCTGAGACGCTGATACAGCGTGCCGGAAACCAGGATGGCGACCGCCACCCAGGCCGCCATGGCCCCTTCCTCGCGCCGGACCATGCGGAACAGGGCCCAGATCAGCAACGAGGAGAAGAATAAAATGGTCCCGCGCGCGGCGGCGATGTCATTGCCGAATATCCGATGGACCCCCGCCAGAATATAGGTGAGCAAGGGCGGCTGGTCGCTCCAGATCTCGCTGAACATTTCATGTCCATCGGCCACCAGCATGGCTTTCATCAGGTTCAGCCCCTCGTCGGTATCCATCTCGAACACCCCCCACCAGGGACCGAGCAGACAGAGCCCGACCGCGAACAGCAGTCCGGGCAACCAAGCCTGCAAAGGCGAGGAAAGGGTCGTCACGTGAGATCACCGTCAAAGGTCTCGCCGGGCTCCAAAAGCCGGGCGGCGGCCACCCACCAATCGGGACGATGAACCCTGGCGGCCAAGGCGGCGGCCTGGGCCTCGTCCGCCGTGCCGTAAAGGCCAAAGCAAGTGGCGCCGCTGCCGGACATGCGGGCCATCAAACAGCAGGCGTTGCGGCTCAGGCACTCAAGGATTTCGCCAATCACCGGCGCCAGGGTCATGGCCGGAGTTTCCAAGTCATTGCCGCAAACTTGCAGATGGTCCGCCAATTCCGCCCCATCGTGAAAGATTTCCGGCAGGGAAGAGGGAGTGGAAAACGGGGCTGCGCGCGCCTTGAACACCGCCGGAGTGGAAAGCGCCAGGCCCGGATTGACCAAAACCACCCATACCCGGGGCAGCGGTGGGGCGGGGCTCAGGATCTCGCCGATGCCGCTCATCACCATGGGCTGACCGGATAAACAGACGGGTACGTCAGCCCCCAACTCCAAGGCCAACTCCGCCCAGTCCGGCTCGCTCAGATCCACCGACCAGAGGTCTCGCAGCACGCGCAGGGTCGCCGCCGCGTCCGCCGAACCGCCGCCGATTCCCGACGCCACGGGCAGGACTTTATGCAGGGTCAGAGCCACATCGGGTGCGCGGCCAAGGCGTTCGGCCAACCGTAGGGCGGCGCGGGTGACCAGATTGTCGTCCTCCGCGTTCAAGGCGGCGGCACCGGGACCGGTCAGGGTCAGTGTAAGGCCGTCCCCGGGCCGGGCACTGATCCGATCACCGACCGCGGCAAAAGCCACCAGACTATGCAGCAGATGGTAGCCGTCATCGCGCTTGCCGGTGACTTGAAGAGTCAGGTTGAGCTTGGCCGGGGCGCCGGCGTGGACAGAGGGCATGGCGGTTTCTCGTCAGATGTCGTCGTCCGCGTTCAGGCCGCTTTTCAACTTCCTCTCGATCCGATCCAGAACCTTCTGTTCAGGCTCCAGTCCCCGGGCCCGACGCCATTGGAATCGGGCTTCCTTTTTGCGCCCGACCTGCCAGTAGGCATCGCCCAGGTGGTCATTGATCACGGGGTCTTGAGGGCGCAGTTCCACCGCCCGTTCGAGATTTTTGACGGCCCCCTCGTAATCCTTGAAGCGATAGAGAACCCAACCCAGACTATCCACGATATAGCCATCGGTGGGCTGCGCCTCGACGGCCTTTTCGATCATGCCCCGGGCCCGGTCCAGATTCCGTTCCCGTTCAACCCAGGAGTAGCCCAGATAGTTGAGCACATAGGGTTGATCCGGACGCAACTCCAAGGCTTTGAGAAAGTCCTTCTCGGCGCGATCCCATTGTTGGGACTGCTCCAGGGCAATGCCCCGCGTATAGAAGAAGGACCAATGGTCCTGGTGAACGGTGCCGATGCGCTTCAAGGCGTCGTCATAGGCCTCCACCGCTTCGGCATAGCGGTCGCGTCCGCGCAGCACATCGCCGAGGCTGATCAGTGGATCGGCTTCGTCGGGATAGTCCCGGGCCATGGCACGCAGTTCCATCACGGCATCGTCGGTGCGGTCCAGCCGATCCAGGTTGGAGGCCACCGCCATGCGTGCCGACCAGGCGGCATGGGACAAGGGGTTAATCTGGCGATAGATCTCATTGGCGGCGGCCAGGCGGTCATCGGATTCCAACAAGTCGGCAACAATGATCTGAGCCAGGGGGAAATCGGGCTTCAGGCGCAAAGCCAAGCGGACCAGCAGCATGGCCGTATCGCGGGCATTGCGCTGGCGCAGGGAATTGCCCACGTCGAACAGCGCCTCGGCCACGCCGTGCGCCGGGCCCGGGTGGGCATCGCTCAAAGCCTTGCCCCCGTCCACCCGGGCCAGGGCGGTTTCGAACAGGCGGCTGCCGGGATGCTTTTCCAGATAGGTCTGATAGAGGGTCCGCGCTTCGTCCACCTTGCCTTGGCGTTCCAAAAAGGCCCCATAGAGCTGTCGCATGCGTGAGGAGGTGTTTTCACCATCACCCATGGCCAACAAATAGGTGCTCTCCGCCGCGTCCAGGTCACCTAAATGGGCCTGAAGCAGAGCCTTGTGCAGATGGGCCAGCGTCTTGAATCCGTTGCTCTTGGCCAGCTGGTCCAATTCTTCGGTGGCCGCATCGCCTTTGTCGGCGCCCGCCAGGGCCCAGGCCTTGATCATCGGCAGCAAAAAGGCGTTCACCCCCTTGTCGGTCACCGTTTCGGCACGGGCCACGGCCTCGGCAAAACCGCCTTGATGGATGTCTTCGATGACCAGGACCAGTTCGGCCAGGGGGGAGGCCTTTTTCGCCTCGACCATTTCCTTGGCCAGCGGAAGGGAATCATCGAATTCGCCCTCCACCGATTTCAGCACGAAGGTTCGATTGCGCAACGAGGCGGAATCCGGTTCCTCGGCCAGCACCGCCTCGAAGAAGCGCGAAGCCATGTCCGGTCGGCGCGCGGATTGGGCATGGCGGGCGGACAGATAGTTGCCATACAAGGAAGAACCGGGGCCGATGGCCTCTATTTCCGAATTGGCGGTTCCCGAGGCACAGGCCGTTATCAACAGGGCCAGGCCGGCGATCGGCGACAACCGGGCAGTGTCGGAGAGGGAGAAAACGAAACGATTAGACACACGGGTCCCTTTCGGTCAGCCGAACATGAAGATGGGGGGCATCATAGCCCGGCCTTCAAGGCGTACCAAGGGGTGAGTGCGCTACATGTTGGGATAATTGGGCCCGCCGCCACCCTCGGGGGCCACCCAGGTGATGTTGCCGGAAGGATCCTTGATATCGCAGGTCTTGCAGTGCACGCAGTTCTGGGCGTTGATCTGCAAACGCTGACCGCCGCCCTCTTCGTCGTCGAGGAACTCATAGACCCCGGCCGGACAGAACCGTACCTCCGGCCCGGCATAGGTGGCCATGTTGACCGCCAGCGGTATCGCTTCGTCGGCCAACCGCAGGTGGCAGGGTTGGTCTTCCTCGTGGTTGGTGCTGGAAAAGGCCACGTTGGTCAGCTTGTCGAAAGTCAGCTTTCCGTCCGGCTTGGGATAGGCGATGGGCTTCTGACCGGCGGCGGGCTTCAGCGCCTCGCGGTCGGAATGGTGGTTGAAGGTCCAAGAGGCCTTGCCCTTGAAGACATAAGTATCGGTCGCCGAATAGGCGATGCCGCCCCACAGGCCCCACTTGGCGAAGGATGGGCGTATATTGCGGGCCCGGTAGAGTTCGTCCCAGACCCAAGAGGCTTTCACCGCGTCGGCATAGGTGGTCAATTCTTTCGGCCCGTCCTCCCCGTCCAGGGCGGCAAAGGCGCTTTCGGCGGCCAGCATGCCGGTCTTCATGGCTGTGTGGGTGCCCTTGATTTTCGGCACGTTGAGAAACCCGGCGTCGCAGCCGATCAGCACGCCGCCGGGGAAGGTCAGCTTGGGGATCGACTGGAACCCGCCCTCGTTGAGGGCCCGGGCGCCATAGGCGATGCGCCGCCCGCCCTCGAACAACGGAGCGATGGCCGGGTGGGTCTTGAACCGTTGGAATTCATCGTAAGGAGACAGGTACGGGTTGGGATAGTCCAGCCCGATCACAAAGCCCACCGCCACCTGGTTATCGTCCAGGTGATACAGGAACGAACCGCCGTAGGTTTTGGTATCCAAGGGCCAGCCCACCGTATGCAGCACCGTGCCGGGCTTGTGGTCCTTGCTGTCGACTTCCCATAACTCCTTGATGCCCAGCCCGTAGGTCTGAACGTCACAGTCGGCGCGCAGGTCGAACTTATCCATCAACTGTCGGCCCAGGTGCCCCCGGCAGCCTTCGGCGAAGAAGGTGTACTTTGCTTTGAGGTCCACGCCCGGCTCGAAGTTCGGACCCTCGGAGCCGTCGCGCAGACGGCCCATGTCGCCGGTCCCCACGCCTATCACGGCACCATCGTCATCGACCAAGACCTCGGCGGCGGCGAATCCGGGGAAGATTTCCACTCCCAGGGCCTCGGCCTGTTCGCCCAGCCAGCGGCAAAGGTTGCCCAGACTGACAATGTAGTTGCCTTCATTGTGCATTTGCGGCGGCGTGACCAATTTGGTGGCCGCACCGGAGCTCAGGTACATGAACTTGTCGTCGGTGACCAAGGTCGTCATCGGCGCGCCCATTTCTTTCCAATCGGGCAACAGCTCGTCCAGGGACCGCGTCTCGATGACTGCGCCGGAAAGGATATGGGCCCCCACCTCGGAGCCTTTTTCCACCACGCAGACGGTCTGTTCGCGTCCGGCCTCGCTGGCCAACTGCATGAGGCGGATCGCCGCCGCCAGACCCGCAGGTCCGGCGCCCACGATCACCACGTCGAATTCCATGCTTTCCCGTTCCATCGCCCGGCTCCGCGTTTCTTGGGGTGTCAAATTTGTTGCAGTGCAATATAGCACGAAGATTCCCCAGGGCCACCCCTCTTGTGCCCCCTCTTGTACCCCCTCTTGTACCAGGGGCCCGTCGTGCTACGATCCGGCCATGGTGACCGGGGAAACTCCACAAGTCCAGGCAGCCGCGCTCATGCGTTGGTATTTGGCCATGGGTGTCGATGAAACGGTGAGCGACCTGCCGCTGGACCGTTTTGCCGCGCCGCCGCCTGTC
The sequence above is drawn from the Magnetospira sp. QH-2 genome and encodes:
- a CDS encoding 4-(cytidine 5'-diphospho)-2-C-methyl-D-erythritol kinase, whose translation is MPSVHAGAPAKLNLTLQVTGKRDDGYHLLHSLVAFAAVGDRISARPGDGLTLTLTGPGAAALNAEDDNLVTRAALRLAERLGRAPDVALTLHKVLPVASGIGGGSADAAATLRVLRDLWSVDLSEPDWAELALELGADVPVCLSGQPMVMSGIGEILSPAPPLPRVWVVLVNPGLALSTPAVFKARAAPFSTPSSLPEIFHDGAELADHLQVCGNDLETPAMTLAPVIGEILECLSRNACCLMARMSGSGATCFGLYGTADEAQAAALAARVHRPDWWVAAARLLEPGETFDGDLT
- a CDS encoding tetratricopeptide repeat protein, whose amino-acid sequence is MSPIAGLALLITACASGTANSEIEAIGPGSSLYGNYLSARHAQSARRPDMASRFFEAVLAEEPDSASLRNRTFVLKSVEGEFDDSLPLAKEMVEAKKASPLAELVLVIEDIHQGGFAEAVARAETVTDKGVNAFLLPMIKAWALAGADKGDAATEELDQLAKSNGFKTLAHLHKALLQAHLGDLDAAESTYLLAMGDGENTSSRMRQLYGAFLERQGKVDEARTLYQTYLEKHPGSRLFETALARVDGGKALSDAHPGPAHGVAEALFDVGNSLRQRNARDTAMLLVRLALRLKPDFPLAQIIVADLLESDDRLAAANEIYRQINPLSHAAWSARMAVASNLDRLDRTDDAVMELRAMARDYPDEADPLISLGDVLRGRDRYAEAVEAYDDALKRIGTVHQDHWSFFYTRGIALEQSQQWDRAEKDFLKALELRPDQPYVLNYLGYSWVERERNLDRARGMIEKAVEAQPTDGYIVDSLGWVLYRFKDYEGAVKNLERAVELRPQDPVINDHLGDAYWQVGRKKEARFQWRRARGLEPEQKVLDRIERKLKSGLNADDDI
- a CDS encoding electron transfer flavoprotein-ubiquinone oxidoreductase, whose protein sequence is MERESMEFDVVIVGAGPAGLAAAIRLMQLASEAGREQTVCVVEKGSEVGAHILSGAVIETRSLDELLPDWKEMGAPMTTLVTDDKFMYLSSGAATKLVTPPQMHNEGNYIVSLGNLCRWLGEQAEALGVEIFPGFAAAEVLVDDDGAVIGVGTGDMGRLRDGSEGPNFEPGVDLKAKYTFFAEGCRGHLGRQLMDKFDLRADCDVQTYGLGIKELWEVDSKDHKPGTVLHTVGWPLDTKTYGGSFLYHLDDNQVAVGFVIGLDYPNPYLSPYDEFQRFKTHPAIAPLFEGGRRIAYGARALNEGGFQSIPKLTFPGGVLIGCDAGFLNVPKIKGTHTAMKTGMLAAESAFAALDGEDGPKELTTYADAVKASWVWDELYRARNIRPSFAKWGLWGGIAYSATDTYVFKGKASWTFNHHSDREALKPAAGQKPIAYPKPDGKLTFDKLTNVAFSSTNHEEDQPCHLRLADEAIPLAVNMATYAGPEVRFCPAGVYEFLDDEEGGGQRLQINAQNCVHCKTCDIKDPSGNITWVAPEGGGGPNYPNM